One genomic segment of Salinigranum rubrum includes these proteins:
- a CDS encoding 3-hydroxyacyl-CoA dehydrogenase family protein encodes MRTLEDVETVGIVGAGTMGNGIAQVAATAGYDVVMRDIETEFVERGFDSIDSSLSRFVEKEKLSEAEADAARDRITGTTEFDDLAEADLVVEAAVENMSVKKDIFGDLDDLLAEDVVLATNTSTLSITSIAAATERPEHVVGLHFMNPVPVMKGVEVVRGELTNEAVVDLAHGFAESLEKETWESDDKPGFVTNRILMPWLNEGIRAYDEGVASKEDIDKGMTLGTNVPMGPLTLADHIGLDVCLHASETLYDELGDRYKPAYLLKRKVEAGELGKKSGSGFYDYE; translated from the coding sequence ATGCGAACGCTCGAAGACGTCGAGACGGTCGGTATCGTCGGCGCGGGAACGATGGGCAACGGCATCGCACAGGTCGCCGCGACGGCCGGCTACGACGTCGTCATGCGCGACATCGAGACCGAGTTCGTCGAGCGCGGCTTCGACAGCATCGACAGCTCGCTCTCGCGGTTCGTCGAGAAGGAGAAACTCTCGGAAGCGGAGGCCGACGCCGCGCGCGACCGCATCACGGGAACGACGGAGTTCGACGACCTCGCCGAGGCGGACCTCGTCGTCGAGGCGGCCGTCGAGAACATGAGTGTAAAAAAGGACATCTTCGGTGACCTCGACGACCTCCTCGCCGAGGACGTCGTGCTGGCGACGAACACCTCGACGCTCTCGATCACCTCCATCGCGGCCGCCACCGAACGACCCGAGCACGTCGTCGGCCTCCACTTCATGAACCCCGTCCCCGTGATGAAGGGTGTCGAGGTGGTCCGCGGCGAACTCACGAACGAAGCCGTCGTCGACCTCGCACACGGCTTCGCCGAATCCCTCGAAAAGGAGACGTGGGAGTCCGACGACAAGCCGGGCTTCGTCACCAATCGGATTCTGATGCCGTGGCTCAACGAAGGGATTCGGGCGTACGACGAGGGCGTCGCCTCGAAGGAGGACATCGACAAGGGAATGACCCTCGGTACGAACGTCCCGATGGGACCGCTCACCCTGGCAGACCACATCGGCCTCGACGTCTGCCTGCACGCCTCCGAGACGCTCTACGACGAACTCGGCGACCGCTACAAGCCCGCCTATCTCTTGAAGCGGAAGGTCGAAGCGGGCGAGTTGGGTAAAAAGAGCGGCAGCGGCTTCTACGACTACGAATAG
- a CDS encoding CBS domain-containing protein, whose protein sequence is MIDQSVADVMKRSARTITEETTASAVARLFAENGIGSAVVVDPETDDLIGIVTESDIMHQVATGADVTAVPVGSFMTTPVITINSTDSIDTAATLMRDRSIRRLPVVDDDRLVGMLTTTDLVHYIPRLRDTILRSRNETER, encoded by the coding sequence ATGATCGATCAGTCGGTTGCAGATGTGATGAAGCGCTCGGCCCGGACGATCACCGAGGAGACGACAGCGAGTGCGGTTGCCAGGCTCTTCGCGGAGAACGGTATCGGCTCGGCGGTCGTCGTCGACCCGGAGACGGACGATCTGATCGGAATCGTCACCGAATCAGATATCATGCACCAGGTCGCGACCGGTGCTGATGTCACCGCGGTTCCAGTCGGTTCGTTCATGACCACTCCCGTGATTACCATCAACAGCACCGACTCCATCGACACCGCAGCCACGCTGATGAGAGACCGCTCGATTCGACGGCTCCCCGTCGTCGATGACGACCGCCTCGTCGGGATGTTAACGACGACGGACCTCGTCCATTACATACCGCGCCTGCGGGACACCATCCTTCGGTCCCGAAACGAGACCGAGCGGTGA
- the fba gene encoding class II fructose-bisphosphate aldolase — translation MPFYSGAELDAVYDDALDEGFGLVASNIAEPNVMMGLMEGASQANSDLLLQLSGGACKFAGDGDPVAGLKAMGNYIEVIAERYDIGVFLNMDHQTDMEFIEKQIELDIPSSIMIDASHEPFEGNIEESRQVVEMIEDAGRDILVEAELGRIKGVEDEIVSDEAFYTDPEEAVEFVDRTGCDLLAISVGTQHGVAKGKNLELRPDIAQDIRQELRDHGLDTPLVLHGSSGILPEQLQQMLEYGICKVNKDTRYQYEYTRTLFDLYRAHTDELVPPEGIEDDRDGFYNAVDWSPNKDVFDPRVGGRDVRERIAEVHQDLAEIAGSAGKSKYA, via the coding sequence ATGCCATTCTACAGTGGGGCCGAACTCGACGCAGTGTACGACGACGCGCTCGACGAGGGATTCGGGCTCGTCGCGAGCAACATCGCCGAACCGAACGTGATGATGGGGCTCATGGAGGGGGCCTCACAGGCGAACTCCGACCTGCTCCTCCAGTTGAGCGGGGGTGCCTGCAAGTTCGCCGGCGACGGCGACCCCGTCGCGGGGCTGAAGGCGATGGGGAACTACATCGAGGTCATCGCCGAGCGGTACGACATCGGCGTCTTCCTCAACATGGACCACCAGACGGACATGGAGTTCATCGAGAAACAGATCGAACTCGACATCCCCTCCTCGATCATGATCGACGCCTCCCACGAGCCGTTCGAGGGGAACATCGAGGAGTCCAGACAGGTCGTCGAGATGATCGAGGACGCCGGCCGTGACATCCTCGTCGAAGCCGAACTGGGACGGATCAAGGGCGTCGAGGACGAAATCGTCTCCGACGAGGCGTTCTACACCGACCCCGAGGAGGCAGTGGAGTTCGTCGACCGGACGGGCTGTGACCTGCTCGCCATCTCCGTGGGGACCCAACACGGCGTCGCGAAGGGGAAGAACCTCGAACTGCGACCCGACATCGCCCAGGACATCCGCCAGGAACTCCGCGACCACGGCCTCGACACGCCGCTGGTCCTGCACGGCTCGTCGGGTATTCTCCCCGAACAGCTCCAGCAGATGCTCGAGTACGGCATCTGCAAGGTGAACAAGGACACCCGCTACCAGTACGAGTACACCCGGACGCTGTTCGACCTCTACCGCGCACACACCGACGAACTCGTGCCACCCGAGGGCATCGAAGACGACCGCGACGGCTTCTACAACGCGGTCGACTGGTCGCCGAACAAGGACGTGTTCGACCCGCGCGTCGGCGGCCGCGACGTCCGCGAGCGCATCGCCGAGGTCCACCAGGACCTCGCCGAAATCGCGGGCAGCGCCGGGAAGAGCAAGTACGCGTAA
- a CDS encoding ABC transporter ATP-binding protein — translation MIRVNGLRKTYGEFPAVVGSDFAVDRGEIFGIVGPNGAGKTTTLKMLAGLVEPSAGTATVGTYDAGDPEMRRSLGFLPEESPLYEDMTPRSYLRFFADLYDVPRDVARERTEETLDRLELEHRERRLGDMSKGMKRKVAIARSLVNDPDLLIYDEPASGLDPLTTNYVLEFTRELAERGKTVVFSAHNLYHVESVCDRVVIMNRGQIVARGTVPEIRDEHGSTTYRVFTTVSLPDSDPAGEEYVTVVDDMDAVEAVREATGDAGGRVVDIRTEEPSLEDLFLDIAGRELESDPRAEATQ, via the coding sequence ATGATACGCGTCAACGGCCTCCGCAAGACCTACGGCGAGTTTCCCGCGGTGGTCGGCAGCGACTTCGCGGTCGACCGGGGGGAGATTTTCGGCATCGTCGGTCCCAACGGCGCGGGGAAGACGACGACGTTGAAGATGCTCGCCGGACTCGTCGAACCGTCGGCCGGGACGGCGACGGTCGGGACGTACGACGCCGGCGACCCCGAGATGCGCCGCTCCCTGGGGTTCCTCCCCGAGGAATCACCGCTGTACGAGGACATGACGCCGCGGTCGTATCTGCGGTTCTTCGCCGACCTCTACGACGTGCCCCGTGACGTCGCTCGCGAGCGCACCGAGGAGACGCTCGACCGCCTCGAACTCGAACACCGCGAGCGACGGCTGGGAGACATGTCGAAGGGGATGAAGCGGAAGGTCGCCATCGCGCGCTCGCTCGTGAACGACCCGGACCTGCTCATCTACGACGAACCCGCGTCCGGACTCGACCCGCTCACGACCAACTACGTCCTGGAGTTCACGCGCGAACTCGCCGAGCGGGGGAAGACGGTGGTCTTCTCGGCGCACAACCTCTACCACGTCGAGAGCGTCTGCGACCGCGTCGTCATCATGAACCGCGGACAGATCGTCGCCCGCGGCACCGTCCCCGAGATCAGAGACGAACACGGGTCGACGACGTACCGCGTGTTCACGACCGTCTCTCTCCCCGACAGCGACCCTGCCGGCGAGGAGTACGTGACCGTCGTCGACGACATGGACGCGGTCGAGGCGGTCCGCGAGGCGACCGGAGACGCGGGCGGGCGCGTGGTCGACATCCGGACCGAAGAGCCCAGTCTGGAGGACCTCTTCCTCGACATCGCGGGCCGCGAACTGGAGTCGGACCCGCGGGCGGAGGCGACTCAGTGA
- a CDS encoding CoA-binding protein: MPVTSDDGLRRLLDLTPVAVIGCSSTPGKAAHEIPKYLQRHGYRVVPVNPTTDEILGEPAYDSLAEVPDDVELVDVFRPSAEVSGIVDQVIERHDERGDVEAIWLQLGIRDDDAAARAEEAGLDVVQDKCMKVEHGRLLG; encoded by the coding sequence ATGCCTGTCACCAGCGACGATGGCCTGCGCCGACTCCTCGACCTGACGCCGGTCGCCGTCATCGGCTGTTCGAGCACGCCCGGGAAGGCCGCACACGAGATTCCGAAGTACCTCCAGCGACACGGCTACCGCGTCGTCCCGGTGAACCCGACGACCGACGAGATTCTCGGCGAACCGGCCTACGACAGCCTCGCGGAGGTCCCCGACGACGTCGAACTCGTCGACGTGTTCCGCCCGAGTGCGGAGGTGAGCGGCATCGTCGACCAGGTCATCGAACGCCACGACGAACGCGGCGACGTCGAGGCCATCTGGCTCCAACTCGGCATCCGCGACGACGACGCGGCCGCGCGCGCCGAAGAGGCGGGGCTCGACGTCGTCCAGGACAAGTGCATGAAGGTCGAACACGGCCGCCTCCTCGGCTGA
- a CDS encoding RAD55 family ATPase translates to MYDLSPALDATVQPGTNILLAGPPLTGKRALGFDVIAGGIDAGEGAVVVSTKDSAQRVLNEFESRFDIDDEPLTVIDCVTRQQGISDVTESDHVKYASSPVDMTGIGIKFSEVLEEYYQVRGLERNRVMLHSLSTLLMYSDLQTVFRFLHVFTGRVQSIDGLGLFSIDSTAHDDQTMNTLKQLFDGIITTHEDGEPTVRLP, encoded by the coding sequence ATGTATGACCTCTCGCCTGCACTCGACGCCACAGTGCAACCGGGGACGAACATCCTGTTGGCGGGACCGCCACTGACCGGCAAGCGAGCGCTCGGGTTCGACGTCATCGCCGGTGGAATCGACGCGGGCGAGGGGGCCGTCGTCGTCAGCACCAAGGACAGCGCCCAGCGCGTGCTGAACGAGTTCGAGTCCCGGTTCGATATCGACGACGAGCCCCTCACCGTCATCGACTGTGTCACCCGCCAGCAGGGTATCAGCGACGTCACCGAGAGCGACCACGTCAAGTACGCCTCCTCGCCCGTCGACATGACCGGTATCGGGATCAAGTTCTCCGAGGTGCTGGAGGAGTACTACCAGGTCCGAGGGCTCGAACGGAACCGCGTCATGCTCCACTCGCTGTCGACGCTGTTGATGTACTCGGACCTCCAGACAGTCTTCCGGTTCCTCCACGTCTTCACGGGGAGGGTCCAGAGCATCGACGGTCTCGGGCTGTTCTCCATCGACTCGACGGCCCACGACGACCAGACGATGAACACGCTCAAACAGCTGTTCGACGGCATCATCACGACCCACGAGGACGGCGAACCGACGGTTCGCCTGCCGTAG